One genomic window of Actinoalloteichus hoggarensis includes the following:
- a CDS encoding Dabb family protein, with translation MIYHCIRFTIKPEVPQETVDAIIDGMGAQNADSPGAVFGRDFGGEYQYAAVSSVADLEEYEKMMNDPAHLQVDRMGLPLIERFASFDVTDDKDPEMGEKIAAIHQRRFDAHPDLVELISNLKEYIGSAAPGRHATS, from the coding sequence ATGATCTACCACTGCATTCGCTTCACCATCAAGCCGGAGGTCCCGCAGGAGACGGTGGACGCCATCATCGACGGGATGGGCGCGCAGAACGCGGACAGCCCGGGCGCGGTCTTCGGCCGCGACTTCGGCGGGGAGTACCAGTACGCCGCCGTCTCCTCGGTCGCCGACCTCGAGGAGTACGAGAAGATGATGAACGACCCGGCGCACCTTCAGGTGGACCGGATGGGGCTGCCTCTGATCGAGCGGTTCGCCTCGTTCGACGTCACCGACGACAAGGACCCGGAGATGGGCGAGAAGATCGCCGCCATCCACCAGCGCCGATTCGACGCCCACCCCGACCTCGTCGAGCTGATCTCCAACCTCAAGGAGTACATCGGCAGCGCGGCACCGGGCAGGCACGCGACCAGCTGA